GGCTGGCTTCTTGGGAAGCCCGTTCCCACCGCGCTCACGGCCCGGCTGGCCTGCTAGCGGTAGTGGGAATTCTCCCGTTCCCTGGTCAAAGACTTGGTTGGATGCGGGATCTACTCCACGAGGAGCGGTACGGACGTAGATGATATCATCACGACCCCTCTTTTCGTACCGCTAGGGATGCTTAACGCCACTTCGCCAACTGGCGTTACCTGCGCTTTCGTGTCTCTCAGTGTGGTCAGCACTGGGTGTTTCCGAGCAGCGAGGCTTACACCCATTCGCATTAGTTCATCCAAAGTTCCTTACCCTTATGCACGAATTATTGAATAAGCCATCTTCCTATCAAGGTTAAGGAGTCAACTGAGCATCTCAGCGGCGGGATTGAATACCCGGATCGAATCAGAGTTCACGCCGCCCGCCCTGAACAAATAGGAGGCGTGGGCCACAGGTCGCACATAAGCCGCCGGGTCGCACGACAGAAGAACACCCAACATAAAGATGCACACTCCTCCATGTGAAATATTCATCTTCATAGGAGCTTTTTGATAGTAGTCGTGACCAACAGCCATCAGCTCTCGGCTTGTTGGTAAGGTGAGAGCTTCAAGCCCGATTTCTGGTGGCGCACCCTCCACACAAGCACCGCCCGACGAAGGGGGGACGGGGAAAGCTACAGGCCCAAAACCTTCGACCCTTCTTTCTAAATGGGGGTGCCCGAGGCACCTCATCTTCTCATTTCGTCGTTGCTCATTCCCGTTAGGCCGAAGTGTTTGGCCTTTCCTTCTCCGCGCCCGCTCAGGCTTCGCTGACCTATCGCGTggtaaaaagaagaaagtaCGAAAGAATAGTAAACGGAGCACACCGCAGAAAGATTCTAAATATGAGAAGTCCCCCTTGGATTCGAGAAGAAGGAAATGAAGAACGGGAACGAAACGAAATAAAGCGTTTCTAGCTCTAGTTTCGGATGAGCTTCTCCCAATTATGTCTGGTAATAGAATAGGGCGGCTTGCTCTGACCAAGACTCCACTTTTTGCTCCGTCCGCGGAGCGTATGAATTTCCTGGAATGTAGATAGACCAAAAGAGGGAATGAAGGGATAGGAATAGGAATTATAGTACCATTGGAAAAAAGGGCACCTGTGGGAACATCTCTACTGACGAACCATTTCAATAGTACGGGTGCTGCCGTGCCACGAGGCACGACCATGGAagtaatgaaaaagaaaaagttatgtAGTTGGACCATCTGTTCTATCCGTTCGAGTTTTGCTTCTCTAGAGAAGATGAGAGGCTCAAAATGAAAGTGTTCGCAACACATACCGAAAGGGTACTAATTAAGCCGACCATTAATGACTAGTTAAAACACCAGGAGCGGTCTGATCCCCTATTTGATCAGACCGCTCTGAGAAAGATAAAAAGCAAACTCTCATAGTTCGGAGCCCAGCTCCAACAACTTCTTCGTAAGTGAGGTGAGGTACTTCTTTTGGTTTGAATAGGGGGTCGCCCTTTTTTTGGTTGAAGTAGCCACGACTTTGGTCGTAGTCAGTTTAAACCCATAAACCCAGTCCACTTGCAGCCATGTTGATCAAAATGACTAAGTTTAATGACTTGACCAGTCACTAGCCCTCGTATTATAAGATTCTCTCACCCTGTGGTCGACATTCCATTCCCCTTAGTCGTAGGTGCTCGTTCTATTTTGATTTGAATGGGCCGGGGCTCCCGAGGTACATATGGCCGGCCCTTCGGGTGTCTCGGTGatacaaacaaagaaaagacGATGGTTTTTAACATACCCTTGAACAAAAAGCCAATCCTTACCAAAGGAGGAAATAGAATAGAAGAATTTAccttcttttttccttcccGTTGATTCCCCCCGACAATCAAGCTGCACTTCCTTCTACACAAGTGGCTGAGAGTTAGCAAGCAACCTTGGCCTCTTGGCAGGAGGTTCGCTGTCCCCCTCCTTTCCGGTCCGGCCGCAGTACGGCACCTGAACTCGAAGCTACGATCAGATCCGATTGGATCTGGTCCTATCCGACCCAACCCCGGAACGACGAACGGCCGGCCTGTTTGGACGGTAGAACGGGGAGAGGGGGAGTCGTGCCCATTCTCTATCCGGGCACGAGCAGGAacatcaaaaaaaaaggaaaagcgaATACATGTACATGATGTAACGACATATTCAAAAATACGTGATCCGATTTGATAGGCTGCCCGCAGAAAGGAAAGAGTTTACCGACCGCATAACAATTCATTCTTGTGTGTAGCGCGTGGGCCCATGTCTCCCGAACGATCATAGTACGGCCGCTCATCTAA
This DNA window, taken from Lycium ferocissimum isolate CSIRO_LF1 unplaced genomic scaffold, AGI_CSIRO_Lferr_CH_V1 ctg4096, whole genome shotgun sequence, encodes the following:
- the LOC132044266 gene encoding cytochrome c biogenesis CcmF C-terminal-like mitochondrial protein, whose translation is MCCEHFHFEPLIFSREAKLERIEQMVQLHNFFFFITSMVVPRGTAAPVLLKWFVSRDVPTGALFSNGTIIPIPIPSFPLLVYLHSRKFIRSADGAKSGVLVRASRPILLPDIIGRSSSETRARNALFRFVPVLHFLLLESKGDFSYLESFCGVLRLLFFRTFFFLPRDRSAKPERARRRKGQTLRPNGNEQRRNEKMRCLGHPHLERRVEGFGPVAFPVPPSSGGACVEGAPPEIGLEALTLPTSRELMAVGHDYYQKAPMKMNISHGGVCIFMLGVLLSCDPAAYVRPVAHASYLFRAGGVNSDSIRVFNPAAEMLS